The Petropleomorpha daqingensis genome includes a window with the following:
- a CDS encoding NAD(P)H-hydrate dehydratase, protein MIGLHTVAEVRAAEEPLLAATPEGTLMHRAATGLATVCLRLLDRSYGVRVTALVGAGNNGGDALFAGAALAARGARVTAVLLSPDKAHPAGLAALRRAGGRVTTDGDSLDRADLVLDGIVGIGGSGGLRPAAAALVQRAASGPGLMIAVDLPSGVDADTGVVEGNAFPAQHTVTFGAVKPGLVVGAGRGCAGTVHLVDIGLDLPRASVHQLTDADVAARLRPPSSDDDKYSQGVIGIVAGSATYPGAGVLCTGAALRTRPGLVRYAGTAADGVRAAWPEAIVTEGRPSDAGRVQAWVAGPGMGTDDDARSVLSEVLATDLPVLVDADGLTMAAEQPDLIRRRSAPTVLTPHDREFARFGSDVGEDRIGAARRLAADLGAVVLLKGDATVVADPDGAAFVNATGTPWLATAGTGDVLSGIIGALLATDLPAAEAAAAGAHLHGRTGQLAAERGPLISGDLVRRLPDAISRVRGVPARGLGDSVV, encoded by the coding sequence GTGATCGGCCTGCACACGGTCGCGGAGGTCCGCGCCGCCGAGGAGCCGCTGCTCGCCGCCACCCCCGAGGGGACGCTCATGCATCGGGCGGCCACCGGTCTGGCGACCGTCTGCCTGAGGCTGCTCGACCGCTCCTACGGCGTGCGGGTCACCGCGCTCGTCGGCGCCGGCAACAACGGCGGCGACGCGCTGTTCGCCGGCGCCGCGCTGGCCGCCCGGGGCGCCCGGGTCACCGCCGTCCTCCTGTCGCCGGACAAGGCGCACCCGGCCGGGCTGGCCGCGCTCCGGCGGGCCGGGGGCCGCGTGACCACGGACGGCGACTCCCTCGACCGGGCCGACCTGGTGCTCGACGGCATCGTGGGCATCGGCGGGTCCGGCGGCCTGCGCCCGGCCGCCGCTGCGCTGGTCCAGCGGGCCGCGAGCGGTCCGGGGCTGATGATCGCCGTCGACCTCCCCAGCGGCGTCGACGCCGACACGGGCGTCGTCGAGGGGAACGCCTTCCCCGCGCAGCACACCGTCACCTTCGGGGCGGTCAAGCCGGGTCTCGTCGTCGGCGCCGGGCGCGGCTGCGCCGGCACGGTGCACCTCGTCGACATCGGCCTCGACCTGCCACGTGCGTCGGTGCACCAGCTCACCGACGCCGACGTCGCCGCACGGCTGCGCCCGCCGTCGTCGGACGACGACAAGTACTCCCAGGGCGTGATCGGGATCGTCGCCGGCTCGGCCACCTACCCCGGCGCCGGCGTGCTGTGCACCGGCGCCGCCCTGCGCACCCGGCCGGGCCTGGTCCGCTACGCCGGGACGGCGGCCGACGGGGTCCGCGCCGCGTGGCCCGAAGCGATCGTGACCGAAGGCCGCCCCTCCGACGCCGGCCGGGTGCAGGCGTGGGTGGCCGGCCCCGGCATGGGCACCGACGACGACGCCCGCAGCGTGCTCTCCGAGGTGCTCGCCACCGACCTGCCGGTGCTGGTGGACGCCGACGGCCTGACGATGGCCGCGGAGCAGCCGGACCTGATCCGGCGGCGCAGTGCGCCGACCGTGCTCACCCCGCACGACCGGGAGTTCGCCAGGTTCGGGTCCGACGTCGGCGAGGACCGGATCGGCGCGGCCCGGCGGCTCGCGGCAGACCTCGGCGCCGTCGTCCTGCTCAAGGGGGACGCGACCGTCGTCGCCGACCCGGACGGCGCCGCGTTCGTCAACGCGACCGGCACCCCCTGGCTGGCCACCGCGGGCACCGGAGACGTCCTGTCGGGGATCATCGGCGCGCTGCTGGCCACCGACCTGCCCGCCGCGGAGGCGGCCGCCGCCGGCGCCCACCTGCACGGCCGGACCGGCCAGCTCGCCGCCGAGCGGGGACCGCTGATCTCCGGCGACCTCGTCCGCCGCCTGCCCGACGCGATCTCCCGGGTGCGCGGGGTTCCGGCGCGCGGGCTGGGAGACTCTGTCGTGTGA
- a CDS encoding holo-ACP synthase, producing MIIGVGIDVVPVQRFADSLIRTPGLRDRLFTDAEQHTPSGSLRTGESLAARFAAKEAVAKALGAPGDLHWHDAEVMVGEHGRPHLEVRGTVAGRAAQLGVTSWFLSMSHDGGIASAVVVAEGLAHGSDE from the coding sequence GTGATCATCGGGGTGGGCATCGACGTCGTGCCCGTGCAGCGCTTCGCGGACTCATTGATCCGCACGCCCGGACTGCGGGACCGGCTGTTCACGGACGCCGAGCAGCACACCCCGTCCGGGTCGCTGCGCACGGGGGAGTCCCTCGCGGCCCGGTTCGCGGCCAAGGAGGCGGTCGCCAAGGCGCTCGGTGCGCCCGGTGACCTGCACTGGCACGACGCCGAGGTGATGGTCGGCGAGCACGGCCGCCCGCACCTGGAGGTCCGCGGCACGGTCGCCGGCCGGGCCGCGCAGCTCGGCGTCACCTCCTGGTTCCTCTCGATGAGCCACGACGGCGGCATCGCCTCCGCGGTGGTCGTCGCCGAGGGACTGGCGCACGGGTCCGACGAGTGA
- the glmS gene encoding glutamine--fructose-6-phosphate transaminase (isomerizing) encodes MCGIVGYVGSQDVLDVVLEGLRRLEYRGYDSAGVALRTDAGELAVAKKAGKLANLEKVLGEHPLPPATLGIGHTRWATHGGPTDRNAHPHLSADGKVAVIHNGIIENFASLRAECEAQGIEFASETDTEVTAHLLAAAYAEAPEGPGRLAEAMRAVCRRLEGAFTLVAAHADESDTLVGARRNSPLVVGVGDGEYFLGSDVAAFIAHTRDALELGQDQVVEIDRRRGVTVTDFAGAPAEPKAFRVDWDAAAAEKGGYPWFMLKEIAEQPQAIADTLLGRLGRYGELVLDEVRLSDDDLRVVDKVFVVACGTAYHAGLIAKYAIEHWTRLPVEVEVASEFRYRDPVLDRSTLVVVISQSGETMDTLMALRHAKEQSARVLAICNANGSTIPRESDAVLYTHAGPEVAVASTKGFLTQLVACYLVGLFLAQVRGIKYEDEISSIVADLRTLPEKVATVLEQMEPVRELGRSLADADRMLFLGRHVSFPVALEGALKLKELAYIHAEGFAAGELKHGPIAVIEEGTPVIVVVPPRARELLHGKVVSNIQEVRARGARTIVIAEEGDEDVVAYADHVIRVPRTPTLLAPVVTTVPLQVLACEIADTRGLDVDQPRNLAKSVTVE; translated from the coding sequence ATGTGCGGCATCGTGGGATACGTCGGTTCGCAGGACGTCCTTGACGTCGTCCTCGAGGGGCTGCGGCGGCTGGAGTACCGCGGCTACGACTCGGCGGGCGTCGCCCTCCGGACCGACGCCGGCGAACTGGCCGTCGCGAAGAAGGCCGGCAAGCTGGCCAACCTGGAGAAGGTGCTCGGCGAGCACCCGCTCCCGCCGGCCACGCTCGGCATCGGGCACACCCGGTGGGCCACGCACGGCGGCCCGACCGACCGCAACGCGCACCCGCACCTGTCCGCCGACGGCAAGGTCGCGGTGATCCACAACGGGATCATCGAGAACTTCGCCTCGCTGCGCGCCGAGTGCGAGGCCCAGGGCATCGAGTTCGCCTCCGAGACCGACACCGAGGTGACCGCGCACCTGCTCGCCGCCGCCTACGCGGAGGCCCCGGAGGGCCCCGGCCGGCTGGCCGAGGCGATGCGCGCGGTCTGCCGCCGGCTGGAGGGTGCGTTCACCCTCGTCGCCGCGCACGCCGACGAGTCCGACACGCTGGTCGGCGCCCGCCGCAACAGCCCCCTGGTGGTCGGCGTCGGCGATGGCGAGTACTTCCTCGGCTCCGACGTCGCCGCGTTCATCGCGCACACCCGCGACGCCCTCGAGCTGGGCCAGGACCAGGTCGTCGAGATCGACCGCCGGCGCGGGGTCACGGTGACCGACTTCGCCGGCGCACCGGCCGAGCCCAAGGCCTTCCGGGTCGACTGGGACGCCGCCGCCGCCGAGAAGGGCGGCTACCCCTGGTTCATGCTCAAGGAGATCGCCGAGCAGCCGCAGGCCATCGCCGACACCCTGCTCGGCCGGCTCGGCCGATACGGCGAGCTGGTGCTCGACGAGGTGCGGCTCTCCGATGACGATCTGCGCGTCGTGGACAAGGTCTTCGTCGTCGCGTGCGGCACCGCGTACCACGCCGGCCTGATCGCCAAGTACGCCATCGAGCACTGGACCCGACTGCCGGTCGAGGTCGAGGTCGCCAGCGAGTTCCGCTACCGGGACCCGGTGCTGGACCGCTCGACGCTGGTCGTCGTGATCAGCCAGTCCGGCGAGACGATGGACACCCTCATGGCGCTGCGCCACGCGAAGGAGCAGTCGGCCCGCGTGCTGGCGATCTGCAACGCCAACGGCTCGACCATCCCGCGGGAGTCCGACGCCGTCCTCTACACCCACGCCGGCCCGGAGGTCGCGGTCGCCTCGACCAAGGGCTTCCTCACCCAGCTGGTCGCCTGCTACCTGGTCGGGCTCTTCCTCGCCCAGGTGCGGGGCATCAAGTACGAGGACGAGATCAGCTCGATCGTGGCCGACCTGCGCACGCTGCCGGAGAAGGTCGCCACCGTGCTCGAGCAGATGGAGCCGGTGCGCGAGCTGGGCCGCTCGCTCGCCGACGCCGACCGGATGCTGTTCCTCGGGCGCCACGTCAGCTTCCCGGTCGCGCTCGAGGGTGCGCTCAAGCTCAAGGAGCTGGCCTACATCCACGCCGAGGGCTTCGCCGCCGGCGAGTTGAAGCACGGCCCGATCGCGGTCATCGAGGAGGGCACTCCCGTGATCGTCGTCGTCCCGCCGCGGGCGCGCGAGCTGCTGCACGGCAAGGTCGTGTCCAACATCCAGGAGGTCCGCGCCCGGGGTGCCCGGACCATCGTGATCGCCGAGGAGGGTGACGAGGACGTCGTCGCGTACGCCGACCACGTCATCCGCGTGCCGCGGACGCCGACGCTGCTCGCCCCGGTCGTGACGACGGTGCCGCTGCAGGTCCTCGCCTGCGAGATCGCCGACACCCGCGGCCTGGACGTCGACCAGCCCCGCAACCTCGCCAAGTCCGTCACCGTCGAGTAG
- the glmM gene encoding phosphoglucosamine mutase, giving the protein MGRLFGTDGVRGLANAELTPELALSVARAAAGVLADRDGTSRPVAVVGRDPRASGEMLEAAVVAGLTSAGADVLRAGVLPTPALAYLTGRTDADLGVMISASHNPMPDNGIKLFSRGGHKLPDKDEAAIERAVTSGLGDPHRPTGGEIGRVRDLPEAAEDYLAHLQSTLEQPLTGLEVVVDGAHGAAALLAPELYRRAGATVHDIGCSPDGWNINDGVGSTHLGPLIEAVRARGADLGIAHDGDADRCLAVTADGDVVDGDAILAVCALGLHERGQLKQDTVVATVMSNLGFHHTMRDAGIAVQTTAVGDRYVLEALRAGDLSLGGEQSGHLVFLDHATTGDGMLTALALMARMRATDASLAELVSIVQKLPQVLINVPVRDRLAVVESDKVADAVNAAEEELGDDGRVLLRPSGTEQLVRVMVEAPTQDQADAVADRLALVVATCA; this is encoded by the coding sequence GTGGGTCGCCTCTTCGGGACCGACGGGGTCCGGGGCCTGGCGAACGCCGAGCTCACCCCGGAACTGGCGCTCTCGGTGGCGCGTGCTGCCGCCGGCGTGCTCGCCGACCGCGACGGGACGTCTCGTCCCGTCGCGGTCGTCGGCCGTGACCCCCGCGCCAGCGGGGAGATGCTCGAGGCCGCCGTCGTCGCCGGGCTGACCAGCGCCGGCGCCGATGTGCTGCGCGCCGGGGTGCTGCCCACCCCCGCGCTGGCCTACCTGACCGGCCGGACCGACGCCGATCTCGGCGTGATGATCTCGGCCAGCCACAACCCGATGCCCGACAACGGCATCAAGCTGTTCAGCCGCGGCGGGCACAAGCTGCCGGACAAGGACGAGGCCGCGATCGAGCGCGCCGTCACCAGCGGCCTGGGTGATCCGCACCGCCCCACCGGCGGCGAGATCGGCCGCGTCCGCGACCTGCCCGAGGCGGCCGAGGACTACCTGGCCCACCTGCAGTCGACCCTCGAGCAGCCGCTGACCGGCCTCGAGGTCGTCGTCGACGGCGCCCACGGCGCAGCCGCCCTGCTCGCTCCGGAGCTCTACCGCCGTGCGGGCGCGACCGTGCACGACATCGGCTGCTCGCCTGACGGCTGGAACATCAACGACGGCGTCGGCTCCACCCACCTCGGGCCGCTGATCGAGGCCGTCCGCGCCCGTGGCGCCGACCTGGGCATCGCGCACGACGGCGACGCCGACCGCTGCCTCGCGGTCACCGCCGACGGCGACGTCGTCGACGGCGACGCGATCCTCGCCGTCTGCGCCCTCGGCCTGCACGAGCGCGGTCAGCTCAAGCAGGACACCGTCGTCGCCACGGTGATGAGCAACCTCGGCTTCCACCACACGATGCGCGACGCCGGCATCGCGGTGCAGACCACCGCTGTCGGCGACCGCTACGTGCTGGAGGCGCTGCGGGCCGGCGACCTCTCCCTCGGCGGCGAGCAGAGCGGCCACCTGGTCTTCCTCGATCACGCCACCACCGGCGACGGGATGCTCACCGCGCTCGCGCTGATGGCGCGCATGCGGGCCACCGACGCGTCGCTGGCCGAGCTGGTCTCGATCGTGCAGAAGCTTCCCCAGGTGCTGATCAACGTCCCGGTGCGCGACCGGCTGGCCGTGGTCGAGAGCGACAAGGTCGCCGACGCGGTCAACGCCGCCGAGGAGGAGCTCGGGGACGACGGCCGGGTGCTGCTGCGCCCGTCCGGCACCGAGCAGCTGGTGCGGGTGATGGTCGAGGCACCGACGCAGGACCAGGCCGACGCGGTCGCCGACCGGCTGGCCCTCGTCGTCGCCACGTGCGCCTGA
- the rpsI gene encoding 30S ribosomal protein S9: MTSALSVTDAEGRPVQTVGRRKEAVVRVRLLPGTGQFKLNGRTLEEYFPNKVHQQLIREPFVTLEKAEQYDVVGLLKGGGVTGQAGALRLAIARALIEVEAEDRPALKKAGFLTRDARVKERKKYGLKKARKAPQYSKR; encoded by the coding sequence GTGACCAGCGCCCTGTCCGTGACCGACGCCGAGGGGCGTCCCGTCCAGACCGTCGGCCGGCGCAAGGAGGCCGTGGTCCGCGTGCGGCTGCTGCCCGGCACCGGCCAGTTCAAGCTCAACGGCCGCACCCTCGAGGAGTACTTCCCGAACAAGGTGCACCAGCAGCTCATCCGTGAGCCGTTCGTCACCCTGGAGAAGGCCGAGCAGTACGACGTCGTCGGCCTCCTCAAGGGCGGTGGCGTGACCGGCCAGGCCGGCGCGCTGCGCCTGGCGATCGCCCGCGCCCTCATCGAGGTCGAGGCCGAGGACCGTCCGGCCCTCAAGAAGGCCGGCTTCCTCACCCGCGACGCCCGGGTCAAGGAGCGCAAGAAGTACGGCCTGAAGAAGGCGCGCAAGGCGCCGCAGTACTCGAAGCGCTGA
- the rplM gene encoding 50S ribosomal protein L13, with product MRTYTPKPGEVSRAWHVIDATDVVLGRLASQTAQLLRGKHKPQYAPHVDTGDFVVIVNAGKVALTGSKRENKEAYRHSGYPGGLKTINVGDQLRTHPDRVIERAVKGMLPHNSLGRQMLKKLKVYAGPEHPHAAQQPQTYEIKQVAQ from the coding sequence GTGCGCACGTACACCCCCAAGCCCGGCGAGGTCAGCCGGGCCTGGCACGTCATCGACGCCACCGATGTGGTGCTCGGTCGACTGGCCAGCCAGACCGCGCAGCTGCTGCGCGGCAAGCACAAGCCCCAGTACGCCCCGCACGTGGACACCGGCGACTTCGTCGTCATCGTCAACGCCGGCAAGGTCGCCCTGACCGGCAGCAAGCGGGAGAACAAGGAGGCCTACCGGCACTCCGGCTACCCGGGTGGTCTGAAGACCATCAACGTCGGCGACCAGCTGCGCACCCACCCCGACCGCGTCATCGAGCGCGCCGTCAAGGGGATGCTGCCGCACAACAGCCTCGGCCGTCAGATGCTCAAGAAGCTGAAGGTGTACGCCGGGCCGGAGCACCCGCACGCCGCGCAGCAGCCGCAGACCTACGAGATCAAGCAGGTGGCCCAGTGA
- a CDS encoding beta-class carbonic anhydrase, translating to MSEIDRMLAANEEWAQRFPGSKDVRPARKVAIVSCMDSRMPLFQMLGLEVGDAHVIRNAGGVITEDVVRSLTVSQHVLGTREILLVHHTQCGLQATDDNAFADLVEEATGRRPAWALRAFKDAEADVRESIRLIKESPYLLSRDVRGTVYDVATGKLTEVE from the coding sequence ATGTCCGAGATCGACCGGATGCTGGCGGCCAACGAGGAGTGGGCGCAGCGGTTCCCGGGGTCGAAGGACGTCCGCCCGGCCCGCAAGGTGGCGATCGTGTCCTGCATGGACTCGCGGATGCCGCTGTTCCAGATGCTCGGCCTCGAGGTGGGCGATGCGCACGTCATCCGCAACGCCGGCGGGGTGATCACCGAGGACGTCGTCCGGTCGCTGACCGTCTCCCAGCACGTGCTGGGCACCCGCGAGATCCTGCTGGTCCACCACACGCAGTGCGGCCTGCAGGCGACCGACGACAACGCCTTCGCCGACCTCGTCGAGGAGGCGACCGGCCGCCGCCCGGCCTGGGCCCTGCGCGCGTTCAAGGACGCCGAGGCCGACGTCCGCGAGTCGATCCGGCTGATCAAGGAGAGCCCCTACCTGCTCTCGCGCGACGTCCGCGGGACCGTCTACGACGTCGCCACGGGCAAGCTCACCGAGGTCGAGTAG
- the moeA gene encoding molybdopterin molybdotransferase MoeA has translation MRTVEEHQAVVAALLEQLPEEQVELTAAHGRVLARDVRAAVALPGFDNSAMDGYAARWDELAELPARLPVADDIPAGRTDVRPLEPGTVQRIMTGAPLPAGADVVVPVELTDRATDVVTIHETPDKGTHVRTAGEDIAEGSVALAAGTPLGASQLGLAAAVGVTTLPVRRRPRVLVLSTGSELVEPGQPLRPGQIYESNSMLLVAAVEDAGGEARRLHFVPDDVEAFLTTLRAELDSADLLLTSGGVSAGAYEVVKDALSGLGTVEFVKVGMQPGGPQGAGTVDGVPIVTLPGNPVSSFVSFEVFVRPALRRALGHANPDRLRAPARLTASLTSPAGKRQFLRGRYDGGLVSQVGGPGSHLVAHLARANCLVVVPEDVTELPEGAEVDVVLIEGALQ, from the coding sequence GTGCGCACGGTCGAGGAACACCAGGCGGTGGTCGCCGCCCTGCTCGAGCAGCTACCCGAGGAGCAGGTCGAGCTGACCGCCGCGCACGGGCGCGTGCTCGCCCGCGACGTGCGCGCGGCAGTGGCGCTGCCCGGCTTCGACAACTCCGCGATGGACGGCTACGCCGCCCGCTGGGACGAGCTCGCGGAGCTGCCCGCCCGCCTGCCGGTCGCCGACGACATCCCCGCGGGGCGCACCGACGTCCGGCCGCTGGAGCCCGGGACCGTGCAGCGGATCATGACCGGCGCCCCGCTGCCGGCCGGCGCGGACGTCGTCGTCCCGGTCGAGCTGACCGACCGTGCGACCGACGTCGTGACGATCCACGAGACGCCGGACAAGGGCACGCACGTGCGCACCGCCGGTGAGGACATCGCGGAGGGGTCCGTCGCGCTGGCGGCGGGCACCCCGCTGGGCGCCTCCCAGCTGGGGCTGGCCGCAGCGGTCGGGGTCACGACGCTGCCGGTGCGCCGGCGGCCACGGGTGCTGGTCCTGTCCACCGGCAGCGAGCTGGTCGAGCCCGGGCAGCCGCTGCGGCCGGGGCAGATCTACGAGTCCAACTCGATGCTGCTGGTCGCCGCCGTCGAGGACGCCGGCGGCGAGGCCCGGCGGCTGCACTTCGTGCCCGACGACGTCGAGGCGTTCCTGACCACGTTGCGCGCGGAGCTCGACTCGGCCGACCTGCTGCTCACCAGCGGCGGGGTCAGCGCGGGCGCCTACGAGGTGGTCAAGGACGCGCTGTCCGGCCTGGGCACGGTGGAGTTCGTCAAGGTCGGCATGCAGCCGGGTGGGCCGCAGGGCGCCGGCACGGTGGACGGGGTCCCGATCGTCACGCTGCCGGGCAACCCGGTGAGCTCGTTCGTCTCGTTCGAGGTGTTCGTCCGGCCGGCGCTGCGCCGCGCCCTGGGGCACGCGAACCCCGACCGGCTGCGCGCGCCGGCCCGGCTGACCGCGTCGCTGACCTCCCCCGCCGGCAAGCGGCAGTTCCTGCGCGGCCGCTACGACGGCGGTCTGGTCTCCCAGGTCGGCGGGCCGGGCTCGCACCTGGTCGCCCACCTCGCCCGCGCCAACTGCCTGGTCGTGGTCCCCGAGGACGTCACCGAGCTGCCGGAGGGCGCGGAGGTCGACGTCGTCCTGATCGAAGGAGCCCTGCAGTGA
- the moaC gene encoding cyclic pyranopterin monophosphate synthase MoaC: MSNPRLTHVDESGAARMVDVSEKAVTTRVATAAGRVLVSPEVIALLRGEGVPKGDAVAVARIAGIAGAKRTPDLVPLCHPIALHGVTVDLEVTDDAVEITATARTADRTGVEMEALTSVAVAGLTMIDMVKAVDPRASLTDVRLLAKSGGKSGDWVR, translated from the coding sequence GTGAGCAACCCGCGCTTGACCCACGTGGACGAGTCCGGCGCGGCCCGGATGGTCGACGTCTCGGAGAAGGCGGTCACCACCCGGGTGGCGACGGCGGCCGGCCGGGTGCTGGTCAGCCCCGAGGTGATCGCCCTGCTGCGCGGCGAGGGCGTGCCGAAGGGCGACGCGGTGGCCGTGGCTCGCATCGCCGGGATCGCCGGGGCCAAGCGGACGCCGGACCTGGTGCCGCTGTGCCACCCGATCGCGCTGCACGGGGTCACCGTCGACCTGGAGGTCACCGACGACGCCGTCGAGATCACCGCGACCGCCCGCACCGCGGACCGGACCGGGGTGGAGATGGAGGCGCTGACCTCCGTGGCCGTCGCCGGGCTGACGATGATCGACATGGTCAAGGCGGTCGATCCGCGGGCGTCGCTCACCGACGTCCGGCTGCTGGCGAAGAGCGGCGGCAAGAGCGGGGACTGGGTCCGATGA
- a CDS encoding MogA/MoaB family molybdenum cofactor biosynthesis protein yields MSSELPPGARAVVVTASNRASAGVYEDRSGQALAAGLRELGFAVDGPHVRPDDVDLLAEVLREAVASGADVVLTTGGTGLSPTDVTPEATREVLEREAPGIAEAVRRYGAATVPTSVLSRGIAGTAGRTLIVNLPGSTGGVKDGLAVLGPLLPHVVSQLRGGDHQA; encoded by the coding sequence ATGAGCTCCGAGCTGCCGCCGGGGGCCCGGGCCGTGGTCGTCACCGCGTCCAACCGGGCGTCGGCGGGCGTCTACGAGGACCGCAGCGGGCAGGCGCTCGCGGCCGGGCTGCGGGAGCTCGGGTTCGCGGTGGACGGTCCGCACGTGCGCCCGGACGACGTCGACCTGCTCGCCGAGGTGCTGCGGGAGGCGGTGGCGAGCGGGGCGGACGTCGTCCTGACCACCGGCGGGACCGGGCTGTCCCCCACCGACGTCACCCCTGAGGCCACGCGCGAGGTGCTCGAGCGGGAGGCGCCCGGGATCGCCGAGGCCGTCCGCCGCTACGGCGCGGCCACGGTGCCGACCTCGGTGCTGTCCCGCGGTATCGCCGGCACCGCCGGGCGCACGCTGATCGTCAACCTGCCCGGCTCGACCGGCGGCGTGAAGGACGGCCTCGCCGTCCTCGGCCCGCTGCTCCCCCACGTCGTCAGCCAGCTGCGCGGCGGCGACCACCAGGCCTGA
- the fdhD gene encoding formate dehydrogenase accessory sulfurtransferase FdhD — translation MGRVTSRTPVLRIRGAAHSTRPDTVAAEEPLEIRLGGAPLAVTMRTPGDDFDLVHGFLATEAVIRSADDVAGLRYCNSVDDDGRNTYNVVDVDLAPGVEAPDTALDRNFYTSSSCGVCGKASIDALRTKTAFDIAADPLRLPLEVLLALPDRLRAAQQVFDKTGGLHAAGLFTADGSLVALREDVGRHNAVDKVVGDAVRAGRLPLAGHVLMVSGRSSFELTQKAAMAGIPVLAAVSAPSSLAVELARELGITLVGFLRGDGCNVYSCPERIVLG, via the coding sequence GTGGGACGAGTCACGAGCCGGACGCCGGTGCTGCGCATCCGGGGGGCGGCGCACAGCACCCGGCCGGACACCGTCGCGGCCGAGGAGCCGCTGGAGATCCGGCTCGGCGGCGCACCGCTCGCCGTCACCATGCGCACGCCGGGCGACGACTTCGACCTCGTGCACGGCTTCCTGGCCACCGAGGCGGTCATCCGCTCCGCGGACGACGTCGCCGGTCTGCGGTACTGCAACTCGGTGGACGACGACGGCCGCAACACCTACAACGTCGTCGATGTCGACCTCGCCCCCGGTGTGGAGGCGCCGGACACCGCACTCGACCGGAACTTCTACACGTCGAGCTCGTGCGGGGTCTGCGGCAAGGCGAGCATCGACGCCCTGCGCACGAAGACCGCGTTCGACATCGCCGCCGATCCGCTGCGGCTGCCGCTGGAGGTGCTGCTCGCGCTGCCCGACCGGCTGCGCGCGGCCCAGCAGGTGTTCGACAAGACCGGTGGCCTGCACGCGGCCGGGCTGTTCACAGCAGACGGCTCGCTGGTCGCCCTGCGCGAGGACGTCGGCCGGCACAACGCCGTCGACAAGGTCGTCGGCGACGCGGTGCGCGCCGGCCGGCTGCCACTGGCCGGGCACGTGCTCATGGTCAGCGGCCGGTCGAGCTTCGAGCTGACGCAGAAGGCGGCGATGGCCGGCATCCCGGTGCTCGCGGCGGTGTCCGCGCCGTCGTCCCTGGCCGTCGAGCTGGCCCGCGAGCTGGGCATCACGCTGGTCGGCTTCCTCCGCGGCGACGGCTGCAACGTCTACAGCTGTCCCGAGCGGATCGTGCTGGGGTAG
- the mobA gene encoding molybdenum cofactor guanylyltransferase — translation MDEPVPLPPYAAVVLAGGRAARLGGQAKPQLDVGGRPMLATVLAAVADAQRRVVVGPPQGVPDGVVVVREDPPRGGPVAALKAGLAEVPTDVVAVLAGDLPFLTADLVRALRERLTGDGVLVVDDTGQDQLLLGMWRTAVLRAAVADVSGPTSMRKVLSPLAVRRYRPLVEPGMPPPWTDCDTPAELARARQAAERLRRSGVRE, via the coding sequence ATGGACGAGCCCGTTCCGCTGCCGCCGTACGCGGCCGTGGTGCTGGCGGGCGGTCGCGCGGCGCGGCTGGGGGGGCAGGCCAAGCCCCAGCTGGACGTCGGCGGCCGCCCGATGCTCGCCACCGTGCTCGCGGCCGTGGCCGACGCGCAGCGACGGGTCGTCGTCGGTCCGCCCCAGGGCGTACCGGACGGCGTCGTGGTCGTCCGGGAGGATCCGCCGCGGGGCGGCCCGGTGGCCGCGCTCAAGGCCGGTCTCGCCGAGGTGCCGACCGACGTCGTCGCCGTCCTGGCCGGCGACCTGCCGTTCCTCACCGCCGATCTGGTGCGGGCGCTGCGCGAGCGGCTCACCGGGGACGGGGTCCTCGTCGTCGACGACACCGGGCAGGACCAGCTGCTGCTCGGCATGTGGCGGACGGCGGTGCTGCGCGCGGCCGTCGCCGACGTGAGCGGGCCGACGTCGATGCGCAAGGTGCTCAGCCCGCTCGCGGTGCGCCGCTACCGGCCGCTCGTCGAGCCCGGGATGCCCCCACCGTGGACCGACTGCGACACGCCCGCCGAGCTCGCCCGGGCCCGCCAGGCGGCCGAACGGCTGCGCAGGTCCGGCGTTCGGGAGTAG